The following coding sequences are from one Fimbriimonadaceae bacterium window:
- a CDS encoding RluA family pseudouridine synthase, with the protein MLFVADSKERLDTFLARMMPHESRTRLAKLVEAGGVLVEGEAAPKPGMMLRAGWSVQCDEVPEPKPHDLTPVEIPLDVVFEDESLIVVNKPRGLVVHPGPSVRGATLVQALLARGGALSTGSASFRPGIVHRLDKETTGLIAVAKADAVHRSLAEQLRAKTAERRYLTAVKGEPAQARFTVEAPIGRDPRRATRMAAVAGGKPAVTHFKVLGRIEKGALLACRLETGRTHQVRVHLSAVGFPVLGDDLYAPPPYGDGPMQLHAGYLSFVHPVTGATMAFYAPPPPDFVQLPVDPREALEAW; encoded by the coding sequence GTGCTCTTCGTCGCCGACAGCAAGGAACGGCTCGACACCTTCCTGGCCCGCATGATGCCGCACGAGAGCCGCACGCGCCTGGCCAAACTTGTCGAGGCGGGCGGAGTCCTCGTCGAGGGCGAGGCCGCCCCTAAGCCCGGAATGATGCTTCGGGCAGGCTGGTCGGTCCAATGCGACGAGGTGCCCGAGCCGAAGCCACACGATTTGACCCCGGTCGAGATACCGCTCGACGTGGTGTTTGAGGACGAGTCTTTGATCGTCGTCAACAAGCCCCGTGGCCTCGTTGTCCACCCGGGCCCCTCGGTGCGCGGGGCGACGCTGGTCCAGGCCCTGTTGGCCCGGGGGGGAGCCCTCTCGACGGGATCGGCGTCGTTCCGACCCGGAATCGTGCACCGGCTGGACAAGGAGACGACCGGTTTGATTGCCGTCGCCAAAGCGGACGCCGTCCACCGGTCCCTTGCCGAGCAACTGCGCGCCAAGACCGCCGAACGGCGCTACCTGACCGCGGTCAAGGGCGAACCCGCCCAGGCCCGGTTCACCGTCGAGGCCCCGATTGGCCGCGACCCTCGCCGGGCGACGAGAATGGCGGCGGTTGCGGGCGGCAAACCGGCGGTCACCCACTTCAAGGTGTTGGGCCGGATTGAGAAGGGCGCCTTGCTTGCTTGCCGCCTGGAAACGGGCCGCACCCACCAGGTGCGCGTCCACTTGTCGGCTGTCGGCTTCCCCGTCCTCGGAGACGACCTTTATGCCCCGCCGCCCTATGGCGACGGCCCCATGCAACTCCATGCCGGGTACCTCTCCTTCGTCCACCCCGTTACTGGTGCGACGATGGCGTTCTACGCCCCGCCGCCGCCCGACTTTGTCCAGTTGCCCGTCGACCCCCGCGAAGCGCTGGAGGCTTGGTGA
- a CDS encoding 16S rRNA (guanine(527)-N(7))-methyltransferase RsmG, with protein sequence MDFPALRAVAMRLGIGLSPDQLAALHRYVEALYQANERANLTRVPREAADVFHLADSLLAAEFAAPHAHVLDLGPGPGLPTVPLALCRPDIHVTAVEATEKFAKFLASQAPANVEVINGRAEELDGRETTDLVTGRACAPLGVQLEISAAWCRVGGLVVPFRTPAELEECESVPCGQLGLELVATELRDIPGTDVVRLFPVYRKVRATPNEFPRPWARIKAKPLRGRPCRPPGSS encoded by the coding sequence ATGGACTTCCCCGCCCTTCGCGCCGTCGCCATGCGGCTGGGCATTGGCTTGTCCCCTGACCAACTGGCGGCACTGCACCGCTACGTCGAGGCGTTGTACCAAGCCAACGAACGGGCCAACCTCACCCGGGTGCCGCGCGAAGCGGCTGACGTCTTCCACCTGGCGGACTCGTTGCTGGCCGCTGAGTTCGCCGCCCCCCACGCTCACGTCCTCGACCTCGGCCCCGGACCGGGCCTGCCCACTGTGCCCTTGGCCCTGTGCCGACCGGACATCCATGTCACCGCCGTCGAGGCCACCGAGAAGTTCGCCAAGTTCCTCGCCTCTCAAGCGCCAGCGAACGTCGAGGTTATCAACGGTCGCGCTGAGGAACTGGACGGACGAGAGACGACCGACCTTGTGACGGGGCGGGCCTGTGCGCCCCTTGGCGTCCAGCTCGAAATCAGCGCGGCATGGTGCCGGGTCGGCGGCCTCGTCGTTCCGTTTCGCACCCCCGCCGAGTTGGAGGAGTGCGAGTCTGTCCCGTGCGGCCAACTCGGCCTAGAACTTGTCGCCACCGAGCTCCGTGACATTCCCGGGACAGACGTCGTGCGCCTGTTTCCCGTGTACCGTAAGGTGCGGGCGACGCCGAACGAGTTTCCCCGCCCGTGGGCGCGGATCAAGGCTAAGCCTTTGCGGGGGCGTCCTTGTCGGCCGCCTGGATCATCTTGA
- a CDS encoding general secretion pathway protein GspK: MRPRRSGVAFLMALLVVVVAVIIVSSVGAAVGSKILRESTQNEAAAAEAAARGGIERALAALSNQSLTVTTQEDDWYTLSQNGAVDFTVGSAHVRIQIVDACSKVDINTVTSDWLLNMGLTQDQIDAIIDWRSSGPTPSAQGAKDEFYNSLPVPYNTKLRRFDTFDELLLVKGVDAQTLYEPPTNGSSAPLVSGVDTDQPTLYDLCTFENRATVQNPSGQSRTNVNTANEQQLVSLGLRAQIATAIVQRRNTVSTFTNLGEVFQVAGINNADAKVILDNLTTNNSPTAEGKINLNTATEPVLNSIPNMPAGVAQAIISRGGQFNSLGELADLPGVTPQTLRDIADTFTVSSQSFLVRTVGRAGSSRVALEALVEFTNGQPVVTRVVHPWFSDAERRWGWVDETTSQTTLMEAAR, from the coding sequence GTGAGGCCGCGGCGGAGCGGCGTGGCCTTCCTGATGGCCCTGCTCGTCGTCGTGGTCGCAGTGATCATCGTCTCGTCCGTCGGCGCCGCCGTCGGGTCGAAGATCTTGCGGGAGAGCACCCAGAACGAGGCGGCCGCGGCCGAAGCCGCCGCCCGGGGCGGCATTGAACGGGCCCTCGCCGCCCTCAGCAACCAGTCACTGACGGTGACGACCCAAGAGGACGACTGGTACACCCTGAGCCAGAACGGGGCCGTCGACTTCACTGTCGGCAGTGCCCACGTCCGCATCCAGATCGTCGACGCTTGCAGCAAGGTCGACATCAACACGGTGACGTCGGACTGGCTCCTGAACATGGGCCTGACCCAAGACCAGATCGACGCGATCATCGACTGGCGTTCGTCGGGGCCGACGCCCAGCGCCCAAGGGGCCAAAGACGAGTTCTACAACAGCCTGCCCGTCCCCTACAACACCAAGCTGCGCCGGTTCGACACCTTCGACGAACTCCTCTTGGTCAAGGGTGTCGACGCCCAGACCCTGTACGAACCGCCGACCAACGGCAGCAGCGCCCCGCTGGTCTCCGGGGTCGACACCGACCAACCGACCCTCTACGACCTTTGCACGTTTGAGAACCGGGCCACCGTCCAGAACCCGAGCGGGCAGTCGCGCACCAATGTCAACACGGCGAACGAACAACAGCTTGTCAGCCTCGGCCTACGCGCCCAAATCGCCACCGCCATCGTCCAGCGCCGCAACACGGTCAGCACGTTCACTAACTTGGGCGAGGTGTTCCAGGTGGCCGGGATCAACAACGCCGATGCCAAAGTCATCTTGGATAACCTCACGACCAACAACAGCCCGACGGCAGAGGGAAAGATCAACTTGAACACCGCCACCGAACCGGTGCTCAATTCCATCCCGAACATGCCCGCCGGGGTGGCCCAGGCGATCATCTCGCGCGGTGGGCAATTTAACTCACTTGGTGAACTTGCGGACCTCCCTGGCGTCACTCCCCAGACTTTGCGCGACATTGCGGACACGTTCACCGTCTCCAGCCAGTCGTTCCTTGTCCGGACCGTCGGCAGGGCCGGTTCGTCGCGCGTCGCCCTCGAGGCCCTCGTCGAATTCACCAACGGGCAACCCGTGGTCACCCGGGTCGTGCACCCGTGGTTCAGCGACGCTGAACGGCGGTGGGGGTGGGTCGACGAGACCACGTCCCAGACGACTCTGATGGAGGCGGCCCGATGA
- a CDS encoding PilN domain-containing protein, with protein MSTVDVVPVLEWSGGAVRAFDPVRHQTFLAESFEDAITTLGNPKTVGLAIGRRSSLVRQLVLPDVGAEQAQAIVRVQLDQLFPVSSAELTSDFAFTNRQNGTGKKVVVSAMRTELLKQAKDELARLGVQTAWIAPVSAASGGMALEHGLDSAVIIDDSVDGTGIDIVQNGDVYYSRSAPGGLGEHELEMEVQRTLASAKVPPSTLVRADQNGSLATLARHRPAVNLELWEDVSKRRAQAVKSRRTLASLLVMVFIVCCAMVYFDFEDAAKRVKKNTDSGARQIKTLTTNKGLLDGRLHLVKNAADTLESSAHPKQPVSDIVSVVAGHCPADLWLTGLTVERGRNVQIRGDAKSSAAVYEFMQALTSDPRFRDVRLVFANDGKIGETPIVLFAATGHVVGNYPTYIPSAVKPKAGAKK; from the coding sequence ATGAGCACGGTCGATGTCGTCCCCGTCCTTGAATGGTCAGGCGGCGCCGTGCGCGCCTTCGACCCGGTGCGCCACCAAACTTTCCTCGCCGAGAGCTTCGAAGACGCCATCACGACCTTGGGCAACCCCAAGACCGTCGGTCTGGCGATCGGCCGCCGGTCGTCGCTCGTCCGCCAACTCGTCCTGCCCGACGTCGGGGCCGAGCAAGCGCAGGCGATCGTCCGGGTACAACTTGACCAGCTCTTCCCTGTCTCGTCCGCCGAGCTCACCAGCGACTTCGCTTTCACCAACCGCCAGAACGGGACGGGAAAGAAGGTCGTCGTCTCCGCGATGCGTACCGAGCTGCTGAAGCAGGCCAAGGACGAACTGGCCCGCCTCGGCGTCCAGACCGCCTGGATCGCCCCGGTGAGCGCGGCGTCTGGCGGGATGGCCTTGGAGCACGGTCTTGACAGTGCGGTCATCATCGACGACTCTGTAGACGGCACCGGGATCGACATTGTTCAGAACGGCGACGTGTATTACTCCCGGTCCGCACCGGGCGGACTGGGCGAGCACGAACTGGAGATGGAGGTCCAGCGCACCTTGGCCAGCGCCAAGGTTCCGCCGAGCACACTTGTGCGGGCCGACCAGAACGGCAGTCTCGCCACCCTCGCCCGCCACCGGCCTGCCGTCAACCTTGAGTTGTGGGAGGACGTCAGCAAGCGCAGGGCCCAAGCGGTCAAGAGCCGCCGGACACTGGCCAGCTTGCTCGTCATGGTGTTCATTGTCTGTTGCGCGATGGTCTACTTCGATTTCGAAGACGCCGCCAAGCGGGTGAAGAAGAACACCGACTCGGGAGCCCGCCAGATCAAGACCTTGACCACGAACAAGGGGCTCCTGGACGGTCGCTTGCACCTGGTGAAAAACGCCGCCGACACCCTGGAGTCCTCGGCGCACCCCAAACAGCCCGTCTCCGACATCGTCTCCGTCGTCGCCGGCCACTGCCCCGCCGACCTCTGGCTGACGGGCCTGACCGTCGAGCGCGGACGCAACGTCCAGATCCGGGGGGACGCCAAGTCTAGTGCCGCGGTCTACGAGTTCATGCAGGCGCTGACCAGCGACCCGAGGTTCCGTGACGTCCGCCTTGTCTTTGCCAACGACGGCAAGATCGGCGAGACGCCGATCGTCCTCTTTGCCGCCACGGGACATGTGGTCGGCAACTATCCGACCTATATCCCGTCTGCCGTCAAGCCCAAGGCAGGAGCGAAGAAATGA
- the radC gene encoding DNA repair protein RadC: MAEESAWDRVQRLGVKAASNIDLLAIAMTREPGDLENGEATAQRLARRLGAGRLIDVSAGDLKDAAGLEAYEAARVLSAIELGRRLAGQGKVKTDEITSSEAAYAMFAHLADEPAENFCVGFLDAKAKLLSVETVHKGTLTMSVVGPREVFRAAVRENAAMIVLAHNHPSGDPTPSPEDVRVTHKLVEVGEALEITVVDHIVVGHDGRYVSLRQKGMM; this comes from the coding sequence ATGGCGGAAGAGTCGGCGTGGGACCGGGTTCAACGGCTCGGCGTCAAGGCGGCGAGCAACATCGACCTGCTCGCCATCGCCATGACGCGAGAACCGGGCGACCTGGAGAACGGTGAGGCCACTGCCCAAAGACTGGCCCGCCGCCTTGGGGCGGGCAGGCTGATCGATGTCAGCGCGGGTGACCTCAAGGACGCCGCCGGGCTGGAAGCCTATGAAGCCGCCCGCGTCCTATCGGCCATCGAGTTGGGCCGTCGACTGGCGGGCCAAGGCAAGGTGAAAACCGACGAGATCACCTCCAGCGAGGCGGCCTACGCCATGTTCGCCCATCTGGCCGACGAACCGGCCGAGAACTTCTGCGTGGGGTTCCTCGATGCCAAGGCCAAGCTCCTGAGTGTCGAGACGGTCCACAAGGGGACGCTGACCATGAGCGTCGTCGGGCCCCGCGAGGTGTTCCGCGCCGCGGTCCGCGAAAACGCGGCGATGATCGTATTGGCCCACAACCACCCCAGCGGTGACCCGACCCCCTCGCCCGAAGACGTGCGCGTGACCCACAAACTCGTGGAGGTCGGCGAGGCCCTGGAGATCACCGTCGTCGACCACATTGTCGTCGGTCACGACGGCAGGTACGTCAGCCTGCGCCAGAAAGGGATGATGTAG
- the pilO gene encoding type 4a pilus biogenesis protein PilO: protein MTIGDNIPTWNFVCGLAIAGVIGCVIFDRVAPRPKTGLALAKQAKQQADLTNQITGLKADLDKAQKAMGSYAWASPVADVGPAVLDRVNRAAAARKVKVSTFRPQRVQEVTPLKAAEYSVSVQGPFLAVVSFVKDLEAPGTKLVVSSAQVSSTDASSSAVSASVGVVAFVNEPEVPKAKAKAPQGVNNGKG, encoded by the coding sequence ATGACCATCGGTGACAACATCCCGACCTGGAACTTTGTCTGCGGCCTCGCCATCGCCGGAGTGATCGGATGCGTCATCTTCGACCGTGTCGCCCCCCGGCCCAAGACCGGTCTTGCCCTCGCCAAGCAAGCCAAGCAGCAGGCCGACCTCACCAACCAGATCACGGGCCTCAAGGCTGACTTGGACAAAGCCCAGAAGGCGATGGGCAGTTACGCGTGGGCCAGCCCGGTGGCCGACGTCGGCCCCGCTGTGCTCGACCGGGTCAACCGAGCCGCGGCGGCGCGCAAGGTGAAGGTGAGCACGTTCCGGCCCCAGCGGGTGCAAGAAGTGACCCCGCTCAAGGCGGCTGAGTACTCCGTGAGCGTCCAGGGTCCGTTCTTGGCCGTGGTCTCGTTCGTCAAAGACTTGGAGGCACCCGGCACCAAGCTCGTCGTCTCGTCCGCCCAGGTCAGTTCGACCGACGCCTCGTCCAGCGCGGTCTCCGCTTCGGTCGGCGTCGTCGCCTTTGTCAACGAACCTGAGGTTCCCAAGGCCAAGGCAAAGGCACCGCAGGGGGTGAACAATGGCAAAGGGTAA
- a CDS encoding tetratricopeptide repeat protein produces the protein MKNAILLVAGLVVLSGCGAPRKSEVISNLDERNQTVLQVKALTTVAFVKLVADDPVDAADRANAAKALPLVKKVLEFSPNEPESYVLLARTEWVLGNHAEAEANLKKAIEVQQKYHTSVPALEAEAHHDLARLAVSDGRWVEGGKEVDEALKLFPTEPRYLVTKASVQIQAKDIDGARVSAANALKADPQNSRALSMLKMIQAADKDAPAKA, from the coding sequence ATGAAAAACGCTATCCTTCTCGTCGCTGGCCTTGTCGTCCTTTCGGGGTGCGGGGCCCCGCGTAAATCTGAGGTGATCAGCAACCTCGACGAGCGCAACCAGACCGTGCTCCAAGTGAAGGCCCTGACGACGGTGGCCTTTGTCAAGCTGGTCGCCGACGACCCGGTGGACGCCGCCGACCGGGCGAACGCGGCCAAGGCGTTGCCTCTGGTCAAGAAGGTCCTTGAGTTCTCCCCTAACGAGCCCGAGAGCTATGTGCTCCTCGCCCGCACCGAATGGGTGCTGGGCAATCACGCCGAGGCGGAGGCCAACCTGAAGAAGGCGATCGAGGTCCAGCAGAAGTACCACACCAGCGTCCCGGCGTTGGAGGCGGAGGCGCACCATGACTTGGCGCGGCTGGCGGTCTCCGACGGGCGTTGGGTCGAGGGTGGGAAGGAGGTCGACGAGGCCCTGAAGCTCTTCCCGACTGAGCCGCGCTACCTGGTGACCAAGGCCTCGGTGCAAATCCAGGCGAAAGACATCGACGGGGCCCGGGTGAGCGCGGCCAACGCCCTGAAGGCCGACCCGCAGAACTCGCGGGCGCTTTCTATGCTCAAGATGATCCAGGCGGCCGACAAGGACGCCCCCGCAAAGGCTTAG
- the leuS gene encoding leucine--tRNA ligase: MRERYEPAAFEQKWRDRWKSADLFKTREEPGRPKFYGLDFFPYPSGAGLSVGHCRNYIPTDVLCRMKAMQGYNVLHPMGFDAFGLPAENEAIKHKRKPEAMVHEYGATYRRQMELIGVGYDWSRSFFSSDPDYYRWTQWCFKLLYERGLAYRRLADVNWCPKDKTALANEEVVGGLCERCGTPVERRAIPQWFFKITDYAQRLIDDLDDVDWPEGIKHMQRNWIGRSEGVEFEMDVVFDADVDQAEVFEVVERAPKVRVFTTRMDTVYGMTFCVLAPEHPLVEKIKAHVDAGHQVAVAEYQASAKALSDVDRQATTREKTGVFTGAYAVNPVNKKRVPVYVADYVLMGYGTGAIMAVPGHDDRDFDFAVKHGLDVIPVIQPDEAYLRGFHKDGDFDYGQALAAYLSGPTSYYPPFVSKDARLVNSGSHNGMTPAEAAASLGQWAEAEGIGERKVNYKLRDWLISRQRYWGCPIPVVYDKDGDLDLVPDNQLPVELPDVDHYEPSDDGSSPLSRIAEFVNCTTPDGTLGRRETDTMGGFACSSWYFLRFADPHNDKEAWDLKRAEYWMPVDCYVGGAEHAVMHLLYARFWTKVFYDAGLVSVKEPFQRLMNQGQVLGYTPYRQPREGETLGVGEDGVLVSFQEAAKMDESDLMWRWVRMSKSKGNVVTPEEAVENYGADALRVYELFVAPFEQNVQWTNEGMAGAVRFLNRVLDLAGKLAEHWDPLWSMRIGDVAPTVVSKSVRRATHKFVAKATADIEGFAFNTYISSAMITVNTLTDLVKSTKEPVGAERLAFCEALECLVKVLAPVAPHTADEIWEGLGGEGFTYNLSWPAHDPELARDDTVTIAIQVNGKLRDTMETAVDAPGDSLEDAALARDKVKPFLEGKTVRKVVVVPGKLVNIVAS, from the coding sequence ATGCGCGAACGGTACGAACCTGCGGCTTTTGAGCAGAAGTGGCGCGACCGGTGGAAATCGGCCGACCTCTTCAAGACCCGCGAGGAGCCGGGGCGCCCCAAGTTCTACGGGCTCGACTTCTTCCCCTATCCGAGTGGGGCGGGCCTGAGTGTCGGGCATTGCCGCAACTACATCCCGACCGACGTCCTCTGCCGCATGAAGGCGATGCAGGGCTACAACGTTCTGCATCCGATGGGCTTTGACGCCTTTGGCCTGCCCGCCGAGAACGAGGCGATCAAGCACAAGCGCAAGCCTGAGGCGATGGTCCATGAATACGGGGCCACCTACCGCCGCCAAATGGAACTGATCGGCGTCGGCTACGATTGGTCGCGGTCGTTCTTTAGCTCGGACCCCGACTATTACCGCTGGACGCAGTGGTGCTTCAAGCTTCTCTACGAGCGTGGCTTGGCCTACCGGCGGTTGGCCGACGTCAATTGGTGCCCCAAGGACAAGACCGCGTTGGCCAACGAGGAGGTCGTCGGCGGCCTGTGCGAACGGTGCGGCACGCCGGTGGAGAGGCGCGCCATCCCCCAATGGTTCTTCAAGATCACCGACTACGCCCAGCGGCTGATCGACGACCTCGACGACGTCGACTGGCCCGAAGGCATCAAGCACATGCAGCGGAACTGGATCGGCCGTAGCGAAGGCGTCGAGTTCGAGATGGACGTCGTCTTCGACGCCGACGTCGACCAGGCCGAGGTGTTCGAAGTGGTCGAAAGGGCTCCCAAGGTCCGCGTCTTCACCACCCGCATGGACACGGTTTACGGGATGACGTTCTGCGTGCTTGCCCCCGAACACCCGCTGGTGGAGAAGATCAAGGCGCACGTGGACGCCGGCCACCAGGTGGCCGTGGCCGAGTACCAGGCTTCGGCCAAAGCCTTGAGCGACGTCGACCGGCAGGCGACGACCCGCGAGAAGACCGGCGTCTTCACCGGTGCCTACGCCGTCAATCCGGTGAACAAGAAGCGGGTGCCCGTCTACGTGGCCGACTACGTCTTGATGGGCTACGGCACCGGGGCCATCATGGCCGTCCCCGGCCACGACGACCGCGACTTTGACTTTGCGGTCAAGCACGGCTTGGACGTGATCCCCGTCATCCAGCCTGACGAGGCGTACCTGCGCGGATTTCACAAGGACGGCGACTTCGACTATGGCCAGGCTTTGGCCGCGTACTTGTCCGGACCCACCAGCTATTACCCACCCTTCGTCTCCAAGGACGCCCGCCTGGTCAACAGCGGAAGCCACAACGGCATGACGCCGGCGGAGGCGGCCGCCTCGCTGGGGCAGTGGGCCGAGGCCGAGGGCATCGGGGAGCGCAAGGTCAATTACAAGCTGAGAGACTGGCTGATCAGCCGCCAGCGTTACTGGGGTTGTCCGATCCCGGTCGTCTACGACAAGGACGGCGACCTTGACCTGGTCCCCGACAACCAACTCCCCGTCGAACTGCCCGACGTCGACCACTATGAACCGAGCGACGACGGGAGCAGCCCGCTCTCGCGGATCGCCGAGTTTGTCAACTGCACGACGCCGGACGGCACCCTGGGGCGGCGCGAGACCGACACGATGGGTGGGTTTGCCTGCTCGTCATGGTACTTCCTGCGCTTTGCCGACCCCCACAACGACAAGGAGGCATGGGATCTCAAACGGGCCGAGTACTGGATGCCCGTCGACTGCTACGTCGGCGGCGCCGAACACGCCGTCATGCACCTCCTCTACGCCCGGTTCTGGACAAAGGTCTTTTATGACGCCGGGCTGGTGAGCGTGAAGGAGCCGTTCCAGCGCCTGATGAACCAGGGCCAGGTGTTGGGCTACACGCCGTACCGTCAGCCGAGAGAAGGCGAGACCTTGGGGGTGGGCGAGGACGGTGTCTTGGTCAGCTTCCAGGAAGCGGCCAAGATGGACGAAAGCGACCTGATGTGGCGTTGGGTGCGCATGAGCAAGTCCAAAGGCAATGTCGTCACCCCCGAGGAGGCCGTCGAGAACTACGGTGCCGACGCCCTGCGTGTGTACGAGCTCTTCGTCGCCCCCTTTGAGCAGAACGTCCAATGGACGAACGAGGGGATGGCTGGGGCGGTCCGGTTCTTGAACCGCGTCCTTGACCTCGCCGGCAAGCTGGCCGAGCACTGGGACCCCCTCTGGTCGATGCGGATCGGTGACGTGGCACCCACGGTTGTTTCCAAGTCCGTTCGGCGGGCCACCCACAAATTTGTCGCCAAAGCCACCGCCGACATCGAGGGCTTTGCCTTCAACACCTACATCTCGTCGGCGATGATCACGGTCAACACGCTGACCGACTTGGTCAAGTCGACCAAGGAGCCTGTCGGGGCCGAACGGCTTGCCTTTTGCGAGGCTCTGGAGTGCTTGGTCAAGGTGTTGGCTCCCGTCGCGCCGCACACCGCCGACGAGATCTGGGAAGGACTGGGCGGGGAGGGCTTCACCTACAACTTGTCTTGGCCGGCGCATGACCCCGAACTCGCCCGCGACGACACCGTCACGATCGCAATCCAAGTCAACGGCAAGCTGCGCGACACCATGGAAACCGCCGTCGACGCCCCGGGCGACTCCTTGGAGGACGCCGCCCTGGCGCGGGACAAGGTCAAGCCCTTCCTTGAAGGCAAGACGGTCCGCAAGGTCGTCGTCGTGCCCGGCAAACTCGTCAACATCGTGGCCTCATGA